The Ziziphus jujuba cultivar Dongzao chromosome 7, ASM3175591v1 genome includes a region encoding these proteins:
- the LOC107425386 gene encoding agamous-like MADS-box protein AGL104, with the protein MGRVKLQIKRIENNTNRQVTYSKRRNGLIKKAYELSILCDIDIALIMFSPSGRLSHFSGRKRIEDVLARYINLPDNDRGVIRNKEFLLSTLSTLKSESETIAFHQNQMASPAETNANLEELTQDIRSLQHELQMYEQQLRFFEPDPLLIHSIDELETCEKNLWNTLARVTKKKKDLLNHQLPTYDPSGVQIYLEAQDGVPGPFENEVANWLPADNVQNPTQMCVGSESSCVHTTPRGQSSTTIYDPVSHGTHIKMDPCSLEGGYDVGNQSSDGLPPWHHNFTTTELLSAFMSPDSFSPIKHEIAAAAISQMIPQQHVETAAPNCQQLQSTDDCKL; encoded by the exons ATGGGTCGTGTAAAGTTGCAGATAAAGAGAATAGAAAACAACACAAATCGGCAGGTAACATATTCCAAAAGAAGGAATGGACTTATCAAGAAGGCATATGAGCTTTCTATTCTATGTGACATCGATATTGCTCTCATTATGTTTTCCCCATCAGGCCGTCTTAGTCACTTCTCCGGCAGAAAAAG aatcgaaGATGTTCTTGCCCGATACATAAATTTGCCAGATAATGATAGAGG TGTCATTCGGAACAAGGAG TTTTTACTCAGCACCCTCAGTACTCTGAAGTCTGAAAGTGAAACTATTGCTTTTCATCAAAATCAAATGGCCAG TCCTGCGGAAACCAACGCAAATCTAGAG GAACTTACTCAAGATATACGCAGTTTGCAGCATGAGCTTCAAATGTATGAGCAACAGCTAAG GTTTTTTGAGCCAGACCCTCTTTTAATCCATTCCATTGATGAACTTGAAACGTGTGAGAAGAACCTTTGGAACACATTGGCACGTGTCACAAAAAAGAAG AAAGACTTACTAAATCATCAGTTGCCCACGTACGATCCATCAGGTGTACAG ATATACTTGGAAGCACAAGATGGGGTGCCAGGCCCTTTTGAAAATGAAGTTGCTAACTGGTTGCCTGCAGACAATGTGCAAAACCCGACCCAAATGTGTGTAGGATCCGAATCATCTTGTGTGCACACAACCCCAAG GGGCCAATCCTCAACAACAATTTATGATCCAGTTTCTCATGGGACCCATATAAAAATGGATCCTTGCAGCCTAGAAGGAGGGTATGATGTTGGGAATCAAAGCAGTGATGGATTGCCCCCTTGGCACCACAACTTCACCACCACTGAGCTCCTCTCTGCCTTCATGTCCCCCGATTCCTTTTCTCCAATTAAG CATGAAATTGCAGCAGCAGCCATTTCACAGATGATACCACAGCAGCATGTAGAGACGGCAGCACCAAATTGTCAACAATTGCAGTCTACTGATGACTGCAAATTATGA